One window of the Ramlibacter henchirensis genome contains the following:
- the trmB gene encoding tRNA (guanosine(46)-N7)-methyltransferase TrmB, with translation MTEPGKPPASGAPEGVPHPRAIRSFVRRTGRTTTGQARAFEQLGPRYLLPYQPEPLDLAAAFGREAPTILEIGFGMGEATAHIAGLMPEKNFLCCEVHDPGVGALLKRIGEQGLSNIRIVQHDAVEVLDRMLRPQSLDGVHVFFPDPWHKLRHHKRRLIQPPLVAKLADRLRPGGYLHCATDWEPYAQQMLEVLAAEPLLRNTAEGFAPKPAYRPPTKFENRGLRLGHGVWDVVFVRRSA, from the coding sequence GTGACTGAACCCGGCAAGCCCCCCGCCTCCGGCGCGCCCGAAGGCGTGCCGCATCCCCGAGCCATCCGCAGCTTCGTGCGCCGCACCGGCCGCACGACGACGGGACAGGCGCGCGCATTCGAGCAGCTCGGGCCCCGGTACCTGCTGCCCTACCAGCCCGAGCCCCTGGATCTCGCCGCCGCATTCGGCCGTGAGGCGCCCACGATCCTGGAGATCGGCTTCGGCATGGGCGAGGCCACCGCCCACATCGCGGGGCTGATGCCGGAAAAGAACTTCCTGTGCTGCGAGGTGCACGACCCCGGCGTCGGCGCGCTGCTCAAGCGCATCGGCGAGCAGGGCCTGTCGAACATCCGCATCGTGCAGCACGACGCGGTCGAGGTCCTGGACCGCATGCTGCGCCCGCAGTCGCTGGATGGCGTCCACGTCTTCTTTCCCGATCCCTGGCACAAGCTGCGGCACCACAAGCGCCGGCTGATCCAGCCGCCGCTGGTGGCAAAGCTTGCGGACAGGCTGCGGCCTGGCGGCTACCTGCACTGCGCAACCGATTGGGAGCCGTATGCGCAGCAGATGCTGGAGGTCCTGGCGGCCGAACCCCTGTTGCGCAACACGGCCGAAGGCTTTGCGCCGAAACCCGCCTACCGCCCGCCGACCAAGTTCGAGAACCGCGGCCTGCGGCTCGGACACGGTGTGTGGGACGTGGTGTTCGTGCGCCGGTCCGCCTGA
- a CDS encoding NAD(P)/FAD-dependent oxidoreductase — translation MPTTRTTKNPGPRRYAIVGAGLAGITCARTLRQAGHEVMLLEQAGTVGGRMTSRQSAFGTFDAGAQYFTVRDERFRRALDTGPHSFERWVANSVRVLDPLGRVAEAARPTPEAHWVGVPAMDALPRQWVEPLAAEGCIELDTAVDRVEPDAIDPRRWQLRTTSAQDALHVHPGFDAVVLAIPAAQAAALLERSRLAPAFVQRLRGVDIAPCWTLMLAFPQALQPGLTHLGPQWNAASSTHHRIAWLARESSKPGRRPIERWTVQASPAWSNEHLGDDEQRIEAKLLKAFAEVTGIRAQPSHTEVRRWRYAKTLAPLGRSHLWDPQIGLGACGDWCLGHRVEHAFVSGLELALAAA, via the coding sequence ATGCCCACCACCCGCACGACGAAGAATCCCGGACCCCGCCGCTACGCCATCGTCGGCGCAGGCCTGGCAGGCATCACCTGCGCCCGCACGCTGCGGCAGGCCGGGCACGAAGTGATGCTGCTGGAGCAGGCCGGCACCGTGGGCGGCCGCATGACCAGCCGGCAGAGCGCCTTCGGCACTTTCGATGCGGGCGCCCAGTACTTCACCGTGCGCGACGAACGCTTCCGCCGCGCGCTGGACACGGGGCCGCACTCGTTCGAGCGCTGGGTCGCGAACTCGGTGCGGGTGCTCGATCCGCTCGGCCGCGTGGCCGAAGCCGCGCGGCCCACGCCCGAAGCGCACTGGGTCGGCGTGCCTGCGATGGACGCATTGCCGCGCCAATGGGTCGAGCCCCTGGCCGCCGAAGGCTGCATCGAACTGGACACGGCGGTCGACCGCGTCGAGCCCGACGCCATCGATCCCCGCCGCTGGCAGCTGCGAACCACGAGCGCACAGGATGCGCTGCACGTGCACCCCGGCTTCGATGCCGTGGTGCTGGCGATTCCCGCCGCGCAGGCCGCGGCGCTGCTGGAGCGCTCGCGCCTGGCGCCCGCGTTCGTGCAGCGGCTGCGCGGCGTCGACATCGCGCCCTGCTGGACGCTGATGCTGGCCTTCCCGCAGGCGCTGCAGCCGGGGCTGACGCACCTCGGCCCGCAATGGAACGCGGCGTCGAGCACGCACCACCGCATCGCCTGGCTGGCGCGCGAATCGTCCAAGCCGGGCCGCCGCCCGATCGAGCGCTGGACCGTGCAGGCCAGCCCGGCCTGGTCCAACGAACACCTGGGCGACGACGAACAGCGCATCGAAGCCAAGCTGCTCAAGGCCTTCGCCGAAGTCACCGGCATCCGCGCGCAGCCGTCGCACACCGAGGTGCGGCGCTGGCGGTATGCCAAGACGCTGGCGCCGCTCGGCCGGTCGCACCTGTGGGATCCGCAGATCGGCCTGGGCGCCTGCGGGGACTGGTGCCTGGGCCACCGCGTCGAGCACGCGTTCGTCTCCGGGCTGGAGCTGGCGCTCGCCGCCGCCTGA
- a CDS encoding TlpA family protein disulfide reductase, translating into MGGGPGVIRRRVLFGAAAALALPAVRAAEIERSPGALPPFQAPTLDAVKLPVPTPGRATIVNFWATWCPPCRAEMPLLLQLTELYGDKLSLLLVNYKERPATVQRYMKAAGWARPVLFDAMGEGAAAWGVKTFPTTFGFDEKGRAKWRVRGEYDWSSAPAGKLVEGLWQ; encoded by the coding sequence ATGGGTGGCGGACCGGGCGTGATCCGGCGCCGCGTGCTGTTCGGCGCGGCGGCAGCCCTCGCGCTGCCGGCGGTTCGCGCCGCGGAGATCGAGAGGTCGCCCGGGGCGCTGCCGCCGTTCCAGGCTCCCACGCTCGACGCCGTGAAGCTCCCTGTGCCCACGCCGGGGCGCGCCACCATCGTCAACTTCTGGGCCACCTGGTGCCCGCCCTGCCGCGCCGAGATGCCGCTGCTGCTGCAGCTCACCGAGCTCTATGGCGACAAGCTGTCGCTGCTGCTGGTGAACTACAAGGAGCGTCCTGCCACCGTGCAGCGCTACATGAAGGCGGCGGGCTGGGCCCGGCCGGTGCTGTTCGACGCGATGGGCGAGGGCGCCGCGGCATGGGGGGTCAAGACGTTCCCGACCACGTTCGGTTTCGATGAGAAGGGCCGCGCGAAGTGGCGCGTGCGTGGTGAATACGACTGGAGCAGCGCGCCCGCCGGCAAGCTGGTCGAAGGACTCTGGCAATGA
- a CDS encoding transglutaminase-like domain-containing protein — MSNSWREPTVRGCGEGDIRTMLETGNLGGKCADINALFVGLCRAVGVPARDVYGLRLAPSAFGYRELGSNPASLKGAQHCRAEVYLHAHGWVATDPADVAKVMRQETREWIKTVQHPVVAPVYRGLYGGWEGNWVAYNTAHDVALPGSRHGRLGFLMYPVAEDAQGRFDSYAPDDFRYQISARELKA; from the coding sequence GTGAGCAACTCCTGGCGCGAACCCACCGTGCGCGGCTGCGGCGAAGGCGACATCAGGACGATGCTGGAGACCGGCAACCTGGGCGGCAAGTGCGCGGACATCAACGCGTTGTTCGTCGGACTGTGCCGCGCCGTTGGCGTGCCGGCGCGCGACGTCTACGGCCTGCGGCTCGCGCCCTCGGCCTTCGGCTACCGCGAACTCGGCAGCAATCCGGCCAGCCTCAAGGGCGCGCAGCACTGCCGCGCCGAGGTGTACCTGCACGCGCACGGCTGGGTGGCGACGGACCCGGCCGACGTCGCCAAGGTGATGCGGCAGGAAACGCGCGAGTGGATCAAGACCGTGCAGCATCCGGTCGTCGCGCCGGTGTACCGGGGCCTCTACGGCGGCTGGGAAGGCAACTGGGTCGCGTACAACACCGCGCACGACGTCGCGCTGCCCGGTTCCCGTCACGGCCGGCTCGGATTCCTGATGTACCCGGTGGCCGAAGACGCGCAGGGCCGCTTCGACTCGTATGCGCCGGATGATTTCCGCTACCAGATCTCGGCGCGGGAACTGAAGGCCTGA
- the gluQRS gene encoding tRNA glutamyl-Q(34) synthetase GluQRS, translated as MGAPYRGRFAPSPTGPLHAGSLVAALASWLDARRNGGTWLVRIEDVDTPRCVPGADRLILDQLARCGLHADEPPLWQSARSTMYRQALDRLIADGQAYPCACSRKDIEEALALQGRPRVRGREAPYPGTCRNGLHGRPARAWRLRVPDGIVRWQDRRLGPQQQDVASEVGDFVLLRADGLWAYQIAVVVDDAGQGITSVVRGEDLADNTARQLLLQRALGVPAPSYLHTPLVLGANGEKLSKQNGAHALDLSDALRTLNEAAAVLGLPPQAGTVADALTAWVRQWPFLQSAGD; from the coding sequence GTGGGTGCGCCGTACCGCGGGCGCTTCGCCCCTTCTCCGACAGGTCCGCTGCATGCGGGATCTCTCGTCGCCGCATTGGCCAGCTGGCTCGATGCGCGGCGCAACGGCGGCACGTGGCTGGTGCGGATCGAGGACGTGGACACGCCGCGCTGCGTTCCCGGCGCGGACCGGCTGATCCTCGACCAGCTCGCACGTTGCGGCTTGCACGCGGATGAACCGCCCCTGTGGCAGTCGGCGCGAAGCACGATGTACCGCCAGGCGCTCGACAGGCTGATCGCCGATGGCCAGGCCTATCCCTGCGCCTGCTCGCGCAAGGACATCGAGGAAGCGCTGGCGTTGCAAGGCCGGCCGCGCGTTCGCGGCCGCGAAGCGCCCTACCCCGGCACCTGCCGCAACGGGCTGCACGGCCGGCCGGCGCGCGCATGGCGCTTGCGAGTGCCGGACGGCATCGTGCGCTGGCAGGACCGGCGGCTCGGGCCGCAGCAGCAGGACGTGGCGAGCGAAGTGGGCGACTTCGTCCTGCTGCGCGCCGATGGCCTGTGGGCGTACCAGATCGCGGTGGTGGTGGACGATGCCGGGCAAGGCATCACGAGCGTCGTGCGCGGCGAGGACCTGGCGGACAACACCGCGCGGCAGTTGCTGCTGCAGCGCGCGTTGGGCGTGCCGGCGCCGTCGTACCTGCACACGCCGCTGGTGCTGGGGGCCAACGGCGAGAAGTTGTCGAAGCAGAACGGCGCGCACGCGCTCGACCTGTCGGATGCGCTGCGCACGTTGAATGAAGCGGCTGCCGTGCTCGGCTTGCCGCCGCAGGCCGGCACCGTTGCGGACGCGTTGACGGCGTGGGTGAGGCAGTGGCCCTTCCTACAATCCGCGGGTGACTGA